In the Hordeum vulgare subsp. vulgare chromosome 7H, MorexV3_pseudomolecules_assembly, whole genome shotgun sequence genome, one interval contains:
- the LOC123409355 gene encoding spidroin-2-like isoform X1: MRIRRRPQQPSPYTASLLHHHHQQQQHRADPSTSAQRTPRNAEERGNEEEEEVEGRARPPHLHANADLGRKPAAARRLALPQDNAVESQGAAAEQGAGDARRSSNGHGGDAEWKLDVACTGAGERAVKVEGQATNGVAAPAELLAVKDEKNGSGGAAGGAKKRRGPAVLMEGSRCSRVNGRGWRCSQPTLVGYSLCEHHLGKGRMRSAAAAAAAGGGRGGPGQLGRTEHRARMPVGVGVAVTTAAAKAEEPGLRPY, translated from the exons ATGAGGATCAGGAGGAGGCCGCAGCAGCCGTCCCCCTACACCGCCTCGCtgctgcaccaccaccaccagcagcagcagcaccgcgCAGATCCGTCCACATCCGCGCAACGGACCCCGCGGAACGCGGAGGAGCGCggcaacgaggaggaggaggaggtggaggggcgggCGAGGCCGCCGCATCTGCATGCCAATGCGGATCTCGGCCGCAAGCCCGCCGCCGCCAGGCGCCTGGCATTGCCGCAG GACAATGCAGTCGAGAGCCAGGGCGCGGCGGCGGAGCAGGGAGCTGGTGATGCCCGCAGGAG CAGCAATGGCCATGGAGGCGACGCGGAGTGGAAGCTGGACGTAGCATGCACGGGCGCCGGCGAGAGGGCGGTGAAGGTGGAAGGACAGGCCACGAATGGCGTGGCGGCGCCGGCGGAGTTGTTGGCCGTCAAGGACGAGAAGAATGGCAGCGGCGGTGCGGCTGGCGGGGCCAAGAAGCGGCGCGGCCCGGCGGTGCTGATGGAGGGGTCGCGGTGCAGCCGCGTGAACGGCCGCGGATGGCGCTGCAGCCAGCCGACGCTGGTCGGCTACTCCCTCTGCGAGCACCACCTGGGCAAGGGCCGGATGCGCAGTGCGGCAGCGGCCGCGGCAGCCGGCGGGGGACGCGGAGGCCCGGGACAGCTCGGCCGCACCGAGCACAGGGCCAGGATGCCCGTCGGTGTCGGTGTCGCGGTGACCACCGCGGCGGCCAAGGCCGAGGAGCCGGGCCTGCGGCCCTACTAG
- the LOC123409355 gene encoding alanine and glycine-rich protein-like isoform X2, with amino-acid sequence MRIRRRPQQPSPYTASLLHHHHQQQQHRADPSTSAQRTPRNAEERGNEEEEEVEGRARPPHLHANADLGRKPAAARRLALPQDNAVESQGAAAEQGAGDARRSNGHGGDAEWKLDVACTGAGERAVKVEGQATNGVAAPAELLAVKDEKNGSGGAAGGAKKRRGPAVLMEGSRCSRVNGRGWRCSQPTLVGYSLCEHHLGKGRMRSAAAAAAAGGGRGGPGQLGRTEHRARMPVGVGVAVTTAAAKAEEPGLRPY; translated from the exons ATGAGGATCAGGAGGAGGCCGCAGCAGCCGTCCCCCTACACCGCCTCGCtgctgcaccaccaccaccagcagcagcagcaccgcgCAGATCCGTCCACATCCGCGCAACGGACCCCGCGGAACGCGGAGGAGCGCggcaacgaggaggaggaggaggtggaggggcgggCGAGGCCGCCGCATCTGCATGCCAATGCGGATCTCGGCCGCAAGCCCGCCGCCGCCAGGCGCCTGGCATTGCCGCAG GACAATGCAGTCGAGAGCCAGGGCGCGGCGGCGGAGCAGGGAGCTGGTGATGCCCGCAGGAG CAATGGCCATGGAGGCGACGCGGAGTGGAAGCTGGACGTAGCATGCACGGGCGCCGGCGAGAGGGCGGTGAAGGTGGAAGGACAGGCCACGAATGGCGTGGCGGCGCCGGCGGAGTTGTTGGCCGTCAAGGACGAGAAGAATGGCAGCGGCGGTGCGGCTGGCGGGGCCAAGAAGCGGCGCGGCCCGGCGGTGCTGATGGAGGGGTCGCGGTGCAGCCGCGTGAACGGCCGCGGATGGCGCTGCAGCCAGCCGACGCTGGTCGGCTACTCCCTCTGCGAGCACCACCTGGGCAAGGGCCGGATGCGCAGTGCGGCAGCGGCCGCGGCAGCCGGCGGGGGACGCGGAGGCCCGGGACAGCTCGGCCGCACCGAGCACAGGGCCAGGATGCCCGTCGGTGTCGGTGTCGCGGTGACCACCGCGGCGGCCAAGGCCGAGGAGCCGGGCCTGCGGCCCTACTAG